From the genome of Uranotaenia lowii strain MFRU-FL chromosome 1, ASM2978415v1, whole genome shotgun sequence, one region includes:
- the LOC129750276 gene encoding protein transport protein Sec23A isoform X1, with translation MTTYEEFIQQNEDRDGIRFTWNVWPSSRIDASRMVVPLGCLYQPLKERPDLPPILYDPVVCTRTTCRAILNPMCQVDYRAKLWVCNFCFQRNPFPPQYAAISEQHQPAELIAGFSTIEYTITRAPCLPPVFLFVVDTCMDEEELSALKDSLQMSLSLLPANALVGLITFGKMVQVHELGTDGCSKSYVFRGTKDLTAKQIQDMLGIGRGLGPNQQQQQQQQMRGQVGGPVPPANRFLQPLHKCDMALTDLLGELQRDPWPVPQGKRFLRSTGAALSIAVGLLECTYPNTGARIMLFLGGPCSQGPGQVVDDELKHPIRSHHDIHKDNAKFMKKAIKHYEALALRTATNGHCIDIYSCALDQTGLMEMKQCCNSTGGHMVMGDSFNSSLFKQTYQRVFAVDQKGDLKMAFNGTLEIKCSRELKIEGGIGSCVSLNVKNASVSDSEIGMGNTAQWKLCTMTPNSTMAFFFEIANQHAAPIPQGGRGCLQFISQYQHSSGQRRIRVTTVARSWADATSNLHMISAGFDQEAAAVLMSRMVVYRAESDDGPDTLRWVDRQLIRLCQKFGEYSKDDPNSFRLAENFSLFPQFMYHLRRSQFLQVFNNSPDETTFYRHMLMREDLTQSLIMIQPILYSYSFNGPPEPVLLDTSSIQPDRILLMDTFFQILIFHGETIAQWRSLKYQEMPEYENFKQLLQAPVDDAQEILQTRFPMPRYIDTEQGGSQARFLLSKVNPSQTHNNMYAYGQMAAPMADGGAPVLTDDVSLQVFMEHLKKLAVSSTT, from the exons ATGACCACGTACGAAGAATTCATCCAACAGAATGAGGACCGGGACGGGATTCGGTTCACCTGGAACGTGTGGCCCTCGAGTCGCATCGATGCCAGCCGAATGGTGGTCCCCCTGGGCTGCCTCTATCAACCGCTGAAGGAACGGCCGGATCTGCCACCGATCCTGTACGATCCGGTCGTCTGCACCCGGACCACCTGCCGGGCCATCCTAAATCCGATGTGCCAGGTTGATTATCG GGCCAAGTTGTGGGTGTGCAACTTTTGCTTCCAGCGCAACCCGTTCCCGCCGCAGTACGCAGCCATCTCGGAACAGCACCAACCGGCGGAACTGATCGCCGGCTTCAGTACCATCGAGTACACGATCACTCGGGCCCCCTGTTTGCCGCCGGTGTTCCTGTTCGTCGTTGACACCTGCATGGATGAGGAGGAGTTGTCGGCCCTCAAGGATTCGCTCCAGATGTCCCTGAGTTTGCTGCCGGCCAACGCTCTGGTCGGGCTGATCACGTTCGGTAAGATGGTTCAGGTCCACGAGCTCGGCACCGATGGTTGCTCCAAGAGCTACGTTTTCCGCGGGACGAAAGATCTGACTGCCAAGCAGATTCAGGATATGCTCGGGATTGGTCGTGGTCTAGGGCCGaaccagcaacagcagcagcagcaacagatgCGCGGACAAGTCGGTGGGCCAGTTCCTCCGGCGAATCGGTTCTTGCAACCACTGCACAAGTGCGATATGGCACTGACCGATTTGTTGGGCGAGTTGCAACGAGATCCGTGGCCTGTTCCTCAAGGCAAGCGTTTCCTTCGCTCGACTGGAGCGGCTTTGTCGATTGCCGTCGGTTTGTTGGAGTGCACCTACCCGAATACCGGAGCTCGAATCATGCTGTTCCTCGGAGGACCGTGCTCTCAG GGTCCCGGTCAAGTGGTTGATGATGAGCTCAAACATCCGATCCGATCGCATCACGACATCCACAAGGACAATGCTAAGTTTATGAAGAAAGCGATCAAGCACTACGAGGCGCTGGCATTGAGAACGGCAACCAATGGGCATTGTATTGACATTTACTCCTGTGCCCTGGATCAGACGGGCTTGATGGAGATGAAACAGTGCTGTAATTCTACCGGTGGCCACATGGTTATGGGAGATTCTTTTAACTCCTCCCTTTTCAAACAGACCTATCAGCGAGTATTTGCGGTCGATCAAAAGGGTGACCTGAAGATGGCATTCAATGGAACGTTGGAGATAAAATGTTCCCGAGAGTTGAAGATAGAAGGCGGCATTGGTTCGTGCGTATCACTAAACGTAAAAAATGCTTCTGTATCTGATTCCGAGATCGGCATGGGTAATACAGCTCAATGGAAGCTGTGCACAATGACTCCGAACAGCACAATGGCATTTTTCTTTGAGATAGCAAATCAACATGCAGCGCCGATCCCTCAAGGTGGTCGTGGTTGTCTTCAATTCATTTCTCAATATCAGCACTCCAGCGGACAAAGGAGAATCCGTGTAACGACCGTAGCTCGAAGTTGGGCAGATGCAACTTCGAATTTGCACATGATAAGCGCCGGTTTTGACCAGGAAGCTGCTGCTGTGCTGATGTCAAGAATGGTAGTCTACCGAGCAGAGTCCGATGATGGGCCAGATACTTTGCGATGGGTCGATCGGCAACTTATTCGACTCTGTCAGAAGTTTGGTGAATACAGTAAAGACGATCCGAACAGTTTCCGGTTGGCGGAGAATTTCTCACTGTTCCCGCAATTCATGTACCATCTGCGGCGATCTCAATTCCTGCAGGTCTTTAACAACTCACCTGATGAAACCACATTCTATCGACACATGCTGATGCGAGAAGATCTTACCCAATCACTCATTATGATACAACCAATTCTATATTCGTACTCATTCAACGGGCCCCCGGAACCCGTTCTTCTCGACACCTCCTCGATCCAACCGGATCGGATACTGCTGATGGATACCTTcttccaaattttgattttccacgGTGAAACGATAGCCCAATGGCGAAGTCTCAAGTATCAGGAGATGCCCGAGTACGAAAACTTCAAACAGCTGCTGCAGGCTCCGGTGGACGATGCCCAGGAAATTCTACAAACCCGGTTCCCAATGCCGCGATACATTGATACCGAGCAAGGCGGTTCCCAAGCTCGGTTCCTGCTGTCTAAGGTCAACCCTTCACAGACCCACAACAACATGTACGCCTATGGACAG ATGGCTGCACCGATGGCG GATGGTGGTGCTCCAGTGCTCACCGACGATGTCTCGCTGCAAGTTTTCATGGAACATCTGAAAAAGCTTGCCGTCTCTTCCACGACCTAG
- the LOC129750276 gene encoding protein transport protein Sec23A isoform X2, whose product MTTYEEFIQQNEDRDGIRFTWNVWPSSRIDASRMVVPLGCLYQPLKERPDLPPILYDPVVCTRTTCRAILNPMCQVDYRAKLWVCNFCFQRNPFPPQYAAISEQHQPAELIAGFSTIEYTITRAPCLPPVFLFVVDTCMDEEELSALKDSLQMSLSLLPANALVGLITFGKMVQVHELGTDGCSKSYVFRGTKDLTAKQIQDMLGIGRGLGPNQQQQQQQQMRGQVGGPVPPANRFLQPLHKCDMALTDLLGELQRDPWPVPQGKRFLRSTGAALSIAVGLLECTYPNTGARIMLFLGGPCSQGPGQVVDDELKHPIRSHHDIHKDNAKFMKKAIKHYEALALRTATNGHCIDIYSCALDQTGLMEMKQCCNSTGGHMVMGDSFNSSLFKQTYQRVFAVDQKGDLKMAFNGTLEIKCSRELKIEGGIGSCVSLNVKNASVSDSEIGMGNTAQWKLCTMTPNSTMAFFFEIANQHAAPIPQGGRGCLQFISQYQHSSGQRRIRVTTVARSWADATSNLHMISAGFDQEAAAVLMSRMVVYRAESDDGPDTLRWVDRQLIRLCQKFGEYSKDDPNSFRLAENFSLFPQFMYHLRRSQFLQVFNNSPDETTFYRHMLMREDLTQSLIMIQPILYSYSFNGPPEPVLLDTSSIQPDRILLMDTFFQILIFHGETIAQWRSLKYQEMPEYENFKQLLQAPVDDAQEILQTRFPMPRYIDTEQGGSQARFLLSKVNPSQTHNNMYAYGQDGGAPVLTDDVSLQVFMEHLKKLAVSSTT is encoded by the exons ATGACCACGTACGAAGAATTCATCCAACAGAATGAGGACCGGGACGGGATTCGGTTCACCTGGAACGTGTGGCCCTCGAGTCGCATCGATGCCAGCCGAATGGTGGTCCCCCTGGGCTGCCTCTATCAACCGCTGAAGGAACGGCCGGATCTGCCACCGATCCTGTACGATCCGGTCGTCTGCACCCGGACCACCTGCCGGGCCATCCTAAATCCGATGTGCCAGGTTGATTATCG GGCCAAGTTGTGGGTGTGCAACTTTTGCTTCCAGCGCAACCCGTTCCCGCCGCAGTACGCAGCCATCTCGGAACAGCACCAACCGGCGGAACTGATCGCCGGCTTCAGTACCATCGAGTACACGATCACTCGGGCCCCCTGTTTGCCGCCGGTGTTCCTGTTCGTCGTTGACACCTGCATGGATGAGGAGGAGTTGTCGGCCCTCAAGGATTCGCTCCAGATGTCCCTGAGTTTGCTGCCGGCCAACGCTCTGGTCGGGCTGATCACGTTCGGTAAGATGGTTCAGGTCCACGAGCTCGGCACCGATGGTTGCTCCAAGAGCTACGTTTTCCGCGGGACGAAAGATCTGACTGCCAAGCAGATTCAGGATATGCTCGGGATTGGTCGTGGTCTAGGGCCGaaccagcaacagcagcagcagcaacagatgCGCGGACAAGTCGGTGGGCCAGTTCCTCCGGCGAATCGGTTCTTGCAACCACTGCACAAGTGCGATATGGCACTGACCGATTTGTTGGGCGAGTTGCAACGAGATCCGTGGCCTGTTCCTCAAGGCAAGCGTTTCCTTCGCTCGACTGGAGCGGCTTTGTCGATTGCCGTCGGTTTGTTGGAGTGCACCTACCCGAATACCGGAGCTCGAATCATGCTGTTCCTCGGAGGACCGTGCTCTCAG GGTCCCGGTCAAGTGGTTGATGATGAGCTCAAACATCCGATCCGATCGCATCACGACATCCACAAGGACAATGCTAAGTTTATGAAGAAAGCGATCAAGCACTACGAGGCGCTGGCATTGAGAACGGCAACCAATGGGCATTGTATTGACATTTACTCCTGTGCCCTGGATCAGACGGGCTTGATGGAGATGAAACAGTGCTGTAATTCTACCGGTGGCCACATGGTTATGGGAGATTCTTTTAACTCCTCCCTTTTCAAACAGACCTATCAGCGAGTATTTGCGGTCGATCAAAAGGGTGACCTGAAGATGGCATTCAATGGAACGTTGGAGATAAAATGTTCCCGAGAGTTGAAGATAGAAGGCGGCATTGGTTCGTGCGTATCACTAAACGTAAAAAATGCTTCTGTATCTGATTCCGAGATCGGCATGGGTAATACAGCTCAATGGAAGCTGTGCACAATGACTCCGAACAGCACAATGGCATTTTTCTTTGAGATAGCAAATCAACATGCAGCGCCGATCCCTCAAGGTGGTCGTGGTTGTCTTCAATTCATTTCTCAATATCAGCACTCCAGCGGACAAAGGAGAATCCGTGTAACGACCGTAGCTCGAAGTTGGGCAGATGCAACTTCGAATTTGCACATGATAAGCGCCGGTTTTGACCAGGAAGCTGCTGCTGTGCTGATGTCAAGAATGGTAGTCTACCGAGCAGAGTCCGATGATGGGCCAGATACTTTGCGATGGGTCGATCGGCAACTTATTCGACTCTGTCAGAAGTTTGGTGAATACAGTAAAGACGATCCGAACAGTTTCCGGTTGGCGGAGAATTTCTCACTGTTCCCGCAATTCATGTACCATCTGCGGCGATCTCAATTCCTGCAGGTCTTTAACAACTCACCTGATGAAACCACATTCTATCGACACATGCTGATGCGAGAAGATCTTACCCAATCACTCATTATGATACAACCAATTCTATATTCGTACTCATTCAACGGGCCCCCGGAACCCGTTCTTCTCGACACCTCCTCGATCCAACCGGATCGGATACTGCTGATGGATACCTTcttccaaattttgattttccacgGTGAAACGATAGCCCAATGGCGAAGTCTCAAGTATCAGGAGATGCCCGAGTACGAAAACTTCAAACAGCTGCTGCAGGCTCCGGTGGACGATGCCCAGGAAATTCTACAAACCCGGTTCCCAATGCCGCGATACATTGATACCGAGCAAGGCGGTTCCCAAGCTCGGTTCCTGCTGTCTAAGGTCAACCCTTCACAGACCCACAACAACATGTACGCCTATGGACAG GATGGTGGTGCTCCAGTGCTCACCGACGATGTCTCGCTGCAAGTTTTCATGGAACATCTGAAAAAGCTTGCCGTCTCTTCCACGACCTAG
- the LOC129739083 gene encoding retinaldehyde-binding protein 1-like — MKYTKAISPADEYKFPYDEALQKLAEEELGETEDRRKHALEALREWAEKNPRIAKIRMDSVFLLKFLRVKKFSIPMAQENIERFILLRHTKDGELFTSLDCRMPKMARLLDLGYMFALPKRDKNNRRIMFYRPGVFDLNEFSNADMLRIHGICYETLLADEENQIRGIVHAGVGSGIGLQYLTLFTIKEAVRIAKNGEKLLPMRHCEMHGCNINPALKIAVDWGLSLLSDKLRKRTRLYTDIKDIEMDKSLLPKEYGGEMPMAEMIRLWKEEVEAYRATLLRDDQMAVHLHMYSEAAREGSVTALKQNLNACSTTKSTSSQYGLAGSFRKLEVD, encoded by the exons ATGAAGTACACGAAAGCGATAAGCCCGGCAGACGAGTACAAATTCCCGTACGATGAAGCGCTGCAGAAACTAGCCGAGGAAGAGTTGGGAGAAACGGAGGATCGCCGAAAGCACGCACTGGAGGCGCTTCGAGAATGGGCCGAGAAAAATCCAcgcatcgcaaaaatccgaATGG ATTCCGTTTTCCTGTTGAAGTTTCTTCGGGTAAAGAAATTTAGTATTCCCATGGCTCAGGAAAATATCGAACGATTCATACTGCTGAGACACACGAAGGATGGCGAGTTGTTCACGAGCCTAGATTGCCGGATGCCAAAGATGGCGCGTTTATTGGACCTGGGTTACATGTTTGCTTTGCCCAAGCGCGACAAAAACAATCGCCGAATAATGTTTTACCGCCCAGGAGTTTttgatttgaatgaatttagtAACGCTGACATGTTGCGAATCCATGGCATTTGTTACGAAACACTGCTGGCCGACGAAGAGAACCAAATTCGAGGAATTGTGCACGCTGGAGTTGGCTCCGGCATCGGATTGCAATATTTAACTTTGTTCACGATCAAGGAAGCGGTCAGGATCGCGAAGAATGGGGAAAAATTGCTCCCGATGCGTCACTGTGAGATGCACGGTTGCAACATCAATCCGGCCCTTAAGATAGCCGTCGATTGGGGACTATCGTTGCTATCGGATAAACTTCGTAAACGGACACGCCTTTACACGGATATTAAGGATATCGAAATGGACAAATCCCTGCTGCCGAAGGAGTATGGCGGAGAAATGCCGATGGCTGAAATGATCCGACTGTGGAAGGAGGAGGTTGAGGCTTACCGAGCTACGCTACTGCGTGACGACCAAATGGCTGTCCATCTGCACATGTATTCGGAAGCAGCTCGGGAAGGATCGGTAACAGCTCTCAAGCAGAACTTGAATGCTTGCTCGACAACGAAAAGTACGAGCAGCCAGTATGGATTGGCGGGAAGTTTCCGGAAGCTAGAGGTTGATTAG
- the LOC129739082 gene encoding mediator of RNA polymerase II transcription subunit 27 yields the protein MNLEPINNALSNLRVLRSSVGQVFETLGNGVRAEHGDEGKEQKFLQELQELLNSVNSNLRDFETCINDLTPPQAPFNLANTAYLSLETNLERQALYPHLVQSYKWHDKLHEYSSFAATLMQQNALKRSYYTNTKRRRSLPSSHLATPQVVDNLIGSIHYNNMNLKIVRPFLQNAILHITISRVLRAAVILKGLLIEWVTVKGYDESLIDGVDEHWTESRHLVFRKVQDHAHSAMLHFFSPTLPELAIRSFITWFRSYVTLFADPCKKCGKHLHNTLPPTWRDLRTLEPFHEECKN from the exons ATGAATCTTGAACCGATAAACAATGCCTTATCCAACTTGCGGGTTCTGCGGTCCAGCGTTGGGCAAGTTTTCGAAACACTTGGAAACGGAGTTCGGGCAGAGCATGGCGACGAAGGAAAGGAACAGAAATTTCTCCAGGAGCTgcaagaacttttgaattcggtCAACTCTAATTTGAG GGATTTCGAAACATGCATAAACGATCTGACCCCGCCCCAGGCACCGTTCAATTTGGCCAACACGGCCTATCTGTCCCTGGAGACGAATCTGGAACGGCAAGCGCTGTATCCGCACCTGGTGCAGAGCTACAAATGGCACGACAAGCTGCATGAGTACAGCTCCTTCGCGGCCACGCTGATGCAGCAGAATGCGCTCAAACGGTCCTATTACACCAATACCAAACGGCGCCGCTCGCTTCCGTCCAGCCATCTCGCTACGCCACA AGTCGTTGACAATCTCATCGGTAGCATTCATTACaacaatatgaatctgaaaatcGTTCGCCCGTTTCTACAGAATGCGATTCTTCAC ATCACGATTTCCCGGGTGCTGAGGGCGGCTGTCATTCTCAAGGGACTGCTAATCGAGTGGGTCACCGTAAAGGGCTACGACGAATCGCTGATCGACGGTGTCGATGAGCACTGGACCGAATCGCGGCATCTGGTGTTTCGCAAGGTGCAAGACCACGCCCACTCGGCGATGCTGCATTTCTTCTCGCCTACCCTGCCGGAGCTGGCCATTCGAAGTTTTATT ACTTGGTTCCGGAGCTATGTGACCCTGTTTGCTGATCCCTGCAAAAAATGCGGTAAGCATTTGCACAATACATTGCCGCCGACTTGGAGAGACTTGAGAACGCTCGAGCCATTCCACGAAGAGTGTAAGAACTGA